agttttcaATCCAGTTTTACGTCTTCAAACCAGGTCCGAATCGGGGTTAggtgtgtactgtatgtaattGGAGTTGACTGAATTGTGTTGCTGTTGTTCTGAGCTCGTCCCGCCCCTTTTTGTCATCATTACCGCTTGCTATTTCCAGGGAGTTCATCATGGAGGAGCTGCATTCGGACCACCAGGGGGCGCCCTATCTCCACGTCGAGGCCATCAACAGATTCATTTGGGCCGTGACAGGTGAGTCCTCCTGCTGGATTGTTGCGTCATTACACATTTACTGGATCCATTGATGTCATGGGGCTCACTAATAGTAACTAAGTAGTATGATAAATGAACAAATATAGATGATTAAGATTTCTTCAGGATCATGTTGAAGAAAATTACAAGctaggattagggtttcaaactcaggTCAGTGTCTCAAACCTGGATTTGAATTTAGAAATTGGGGTTTCATGCAAATTGGCAATTCAATCCAGGATTAGGGTTTTGAACTAAGGTTAAGGTTTctaaagtagggtttcaaacagtGCTAAGAGGAAGGTTAGGGTTGCAAGATCCAAACTAAGTGTTCAGGTTTCCAACAAGGGTTTGTGTTTCAAGTTGTCGTTTCAATTCGCAACGATTAGGGTTTCGAGAGAATGTGTGGGTTTCAAACAAGTTCGGGTTTTTAAACCTGGATTTGGTTTTTAAGCTAGGGTGACAAAAGAGTGTTAGTGTCTCACATTCGGACTTCAGTTGGGTTTCAAAAAAGCGTTTAGTTCTCGAACTGGTGTTGTCGCTCTTTCAAATTAGGGTCCTaaaagtgtgggacaaataaaggatatcttatctaatcttatcttatcttaaaccatGCTGTGGTACTGGATGGACATTCCAGGacagcgccatctagtggagtgGTGtctgcgtttttgttttttcaggtcAGCTCCTGGTGAGCGCGCTGATGGCGTTCCTGATGAAGACGCGCAAGGTGTGGCTCTTCTGGGTCCCCGCGCTCCCCCTGCTGGCCCGCCTAGGCGGCGCCCCCGtggccctgctgcccgccgtgcACGCCTTCGCCGCCGCGCTCAGCGAGGTCGCCTGCTGCCTCTTCCTGCTCTCGGTGCTCTACCGCCTCACCAAGGCGGCGTTGTCGCTCGAGATGGAGGTGCGCCAACCTTTCTATTCGTTTATGGATTGTTAGCCTTTAGCTAGCAGTCTTTGTGACGAttggtttactttattttattatcaCCACATTTTTGCTCGCTAGTCAAGACAAAATATCGGCTCGAATCTCGAGAAACTTGAACTCGGACccttactgttttttttgggggggggttgtcttgagtttttttttttttttaaacatttaaccTGATCCTAAAATCCCGCCCAGGGCATGGCGCTGTCCCGCCTGCTGGGGGCAGCGCTCTCGCTGTGGACTCAGTTTGCCGTGCCGCTTCTCTTTAGCGTCTTCTGGTTGGTCCTCTTCGCCGTCTACCTGTGCTCCGGCGTGATGTCCCCCGCCGCCTCGTCCGCCGCCCGTCAcagcctcctcttcttcctgctcACCGGGTGAGGAAGCGCtcactctgtgtgtgtctgtgcactCGTTTGTCCAAATGAAAATCCTCAATCCAACATAGTTCCTCCATACCGAGATGctgcaagatggcagcaaagtagCGCTTTCGTCTCAATAAAACTCCTAAAATCACTTCAACGTGGGTCCTTCATattcgtgtttgtgtgtgtgcacgcgcgcagTGTTTCCGAATGCTGTGCCACGCCGTACTCGCTGTTGGGTCTGACTTTCGTGGTGTCCTACTTGGCGCTGGGTCTGCTCAACCTCTGCAAGTTGTTCCTGGGGAGCGACGACGCCGCCCTGCACAACCACAACGTGATGCACAGGTGAGCCACCCGCCCGTAGCCCGACATGCTTCCACTTGATTTGTACAAAGGCGCTCGTTGGTAAGCTGCGTTTTGTTTGTCAGGGGCTTGACGGAGGGCGTGACCCTGCTCCTGCTCGCCCTGCAGACGGGCCTGCTGGCGGCGGCGACGCTGCAGCGGACCTTCCTGCTCAGCATCATCCTCTTCATCGTGCTCACGTCCACGATGCAGGCCATGCTGGACATCACCCACCCGCTCGTCCTCGCCATGGCCGCCACGCGCAACAGGTGCTCGCCTCCACTTGCCCGCACGACTTTGCTACATGTGTACACTAGGCGGCAAAGCGATTGAAACAAGGCGGTCCGAGTCCAGAAAATGAAAGCCCACCAGTGGGTTGGTGGAATGTTAACTAACCttcgtgatgttttttttgtttgttttttgttcccccccccccacgatgaCCTTTTTCAGGAGCGTGTGGAAGCACTTGCGTGGGCTCAGCATGTGTCTTCTTCTGCTGGTCTTGCCAGTATTCATGGCATATGAGATTTTACAGTTTTTCCAGATGGACTTCTGGCTCCTCATTTTGGTGGCCGGATGCATGCTGACCTCCCTTCAGGTAAGACCGGACGATTTTAGCCATCTCGGCTTCCTTTTTGGCTCTTTCCTGGGGTCCGACGAAGACAAACGCATCCTTGACGTTTGAAAACACTGCAACCAAAGTTGAATCAATGCCAAAACCAACGGATAACATATTAGTAGTCGTGCAACCTTGATTTATTTTAGAAATTCGGCTCCCGAAGCGACTGTCATGAGTACTCTTGTGCAATTTCATGGAtaaacccacaaaaacaaaaaatctcaaTAAGGCCGTtcctgaaaagacacaggaagtcaccCGTTTTGGTTTTAAGCCGCCATTTGGCTCGGTGGTGCCTTCTGGAACGatttttcaatttcagctcccgAATCCAGTGTCATGTGGCAGCATGACATTTGGTAGctgtgtctatcatgagtagacgcacacaaaaaaaaatctcaagtagCCATGCTTATAAAAACCCGGAGAGTCGTTTTGGTGTGACACAGATATCCAGAATAATTCAAAAAGGTATCCCCGCCAAAGCTAATTTTACAGCCAAAATGACATTTGGTAGGAATGTctttagacccacaaaaaaagtcgagAAGCCTTGCttgacaacacacaaaaaatccgGCTTGACGTGGCACTTTAGTACTGCCATCGAAAAGAAGTTTGGAAATTTAGCACCCAAAGCCAATGTCACTGAGCAACCTGAAATTTGGGAGGTGTGTCTATGATGAgtagatccacaaaaaaatatatatatcacgaACCCATGCTTGAAAAGTCACTTGAAGCAGGCCATTTTGTCTCAACGGCAGCCTTCAGAgtgcttttaaaaatgcatcccCTGAAGCCAGTCTCGCCTAACAATGTGTCATTTGGTGGGCATGTCAATCGTGAGTAgacgcaccaaaaaaaagccacgttGTTTGGAAGTGGCCATTGTCGGCTCATTTCACTCATTGCTCAGGCTGCTCCCGCCAGCGTCGCTCGCCGCTGTGGTTTTTGCTCACATGTTGTACGCTCTCGTGGACGCAGGTCACGGGCACGCTGTTCATCTACTCCCTCTTCATGGCGGAGCTGTTCCGCAGCGAGCCCATGGAAAACTTGGACGAGGTGATCTACTGGGTGAACGCGGTGAGCCGCTTGCTGGAGTTTGCGGTGGCCGTGTGCGTGGTGGCGTACGGCGTCTGGGAGTCGCTGTTGGGCGAGTGGAGCTGGACGGGCGCCTCGGTCATCGTCGTCCACTCGTACTGCAATGTGTGGCTGCGAGCGCAGTCGGGCTGGCGCAGCTTCTTGCTCCGGCTGGAGGCGGTCAAAAAGATCAACTCGCTGCCCCGGGCCACGCCGCTGCAGCTCCGGCGCCACAATGACGTCTGCGCCATCTGCTTCATGGTAGGTTCCGCTTCAAAGGTGGATAAAGATGTGCCTCAAAAGACCAATCGCTGGGATTTTACTACTCGATCCGTTACGCACACATaggctgtcatgttttttgtgactttttctgCCTGAACTAAAATTATTTCTTGCCGGCACTATAACATTTCCATTTGTTGGCGTTTTTTTGAaccgttgtatttttttttcacagtgccTGAAACACACGCCGTTCAAAAGTTTCGTTGCTCTCGCGCGAATCCCGATGAAATGTGTTGCACATATATTTAAAGATAGCTTTATGGTTTCGACCGTGGTTAATGAGTTAGGGTGTCAAGACGGGAGTACGGCTTCAAATGAGCAATTCAAGCAAGGGTTACGGCTTCAAATTAGGGTTGCTAGGTTTTTGATTGTTATTAACGCGTTTTTAAAAGAATGTATAATTTATGAATTAGAATTATTGTATATCGCAGTTATAACAGTACACAATTTATATTAATGTACGTAATAAATTCAAATAAGAATTCAAATGCAGGATCTAAGCGCGActtctttttttggagggttggGGGTCATTTATTCTcccatctctttatttttgtatttaaattttttttttgcccagtcgTTAAAAAAGAGGCGCTCCTGCAAGTGAGGTTTTAAATGATTAAATGATGTAAAATTATTCtacttttttcactttttttttctttttagatcttttaaattttttttgggggggggcgtgttcCTTGCATGATTCATTTACCCATCTCCAGGGCCTTTTTTattccgttttctttttttcccagtcagtagttctttttttccctttaatgtAATTACTTtctaatcatttttaaaaaactgggattattcttatttttcttttttttttcttccatttaaaaaacaaattccgtCTATTCATGAAAGCGTTGTTGTGCATGCGCGTTAACAGGAGATGACGTCGGCCGTGGTCACGTCGTGCGACCACTTGTTCCACGCCAGCTGCCTGAGCAAGTGGCTTCACGTGCAGGGGACGTGCCCCATGTGCCACCAGACGATCCCGGCCCAGCCGCCGACCCACCGCGCCACAGAACCCGACGATTCGGCCCCCCCGCGTCCCGACGCTCTGGCCCCTCCGGAGGAAGACTCTGTGGAGGAAGACGGCTTCGAGTCGGCCGAGGATCCTGACAACGATCCAGATGAGGGTGATGTTTTTTGatgtggagttttttttattttttgcattttcatttttcataaatGGTACAGTCCTGCCATCTTAAATCTGTCACATGTTAACATGAATGGACAAACATAACTaaggtgctgttttttttttctgtcgccCTGCCGTCTCATTCTTTGACGTGAGGAGTCAAAAGTCTAATtttctcatctttttattttggccTTTCTTCTAAATGTGACTTAGTTGAAGTTTTTCAAAACCACCAGACACATAAAAGGTTCATTTGTGTTTCAAGACGCAATGGTCAACATCTTTTTGACTACTGAAGgagtgttttactttttttttttcttccagaagctaacatgcttaaaaaaaaaaaaaaaaaaaacattgaaacgtTTTAGTGAATGCCTCGCaactttgttctctttttttttcattaaatattGAAACACTTGAGTCGTTAATTCTTATTGGTTCATATTTGTAAAGCCATTTCCTGATTTTAACTCAAAATAACTCAAATGTAGACAATGACAATTACATGTGcgaggattttatttatttgctcatGTAAATGTTGCCAAATCTGAATTGAATCCTGGTCCCCTAAAACAaagtttgtaaaaacaaaaatggatgaatttgtCTTAAACGCACTTTAATCAAGTGAATattaaattgaatttcaatGTCCAATCTGGATTGAAAGTAAAGGGGCAGGAGGGAAGGACAAAATGGAAATTTTGAACAATAGGATAGTTTATGTTTTAGTCATTTTCTATGATGTCATTGAGATGTGGCTATTTTTAACCCGGCTTGAATAAGCATAAAGCCTCATTTTCAATCAAAGCTGAAATTGAAAATGCCCCTTAGTTTACATGAAGAAATGTGTTGGATTCAAATCTGGATTGAATTTGGAATCTGGTTTGACAGCACAGTACGATATAGCTTCTCGGCCATTTCTTTCCCAAATTGAAATGCGGATTGTTTCTATGACATCATCGAGGTGTGGCGAGAACGACACCGATCCATGTTGCCATGTTCCAAAAAGAGGGACAAACCAAATTGACAACACACATAATTGccacaacaataaaaatggatTAAAATATGACAATGTCCCTTTAAATTTTGTACTCATTTGTATTAAACCATGGCTTGATTTTATAATAATTAATTTACATCAATTATAAATGATGCCATTACAAaatttttattatgattttattggaataacacattttaaaataaaatacccaGATGAAATATATAAATAGTAGAGGTTTGTATGACTTGTAATTGAAAATAGGTCTATGTGCGTATTTTGGGTCTGTGAATGTGTGCTTGTATTAGTTATCTAGACAgtatatacataaatacatttacaaaaaaaacaaaagatcaatatttctttgtttgtttatttgcgaTTTGTCAGTACGTGCGCGTCTCGTGCCTACATCCGGGCCGCCCGGTCGGTCGTGTTTCGGCGTCGTCCACTCGCCCCGCCCACTCCAGAGTGTCGTCATAAAGGCTCCCTCGCCTGAAGACGGCAGCTAACTGGCTAACGGCATCAAATCGACTCGGGAAGCTTCGTGGTCCGGGTTTCTTATCCGCGCCCTCCCCCTTACCTACCACCCCTACCTTGACGACGACGACACTCAATCCACGGGGACGACTACTAAAGGCATTTCGGTGGTTAAGAAGAAAATAAGCTGGTTGAAAATCGCCCGGCTTGGCTTCTCGCTTCTtacagtttttttcccttcgtCGGCGCCTACGTAATTCCTTTTTTTAGCTTCGTCGGCTAACTGTGTGCTAGCTCGAAACGACCAGGCCCCGGGCGtcgcgttgtgtgtgtgtgtgagtgtgtgagagacaCTTGCGTCGGTTCATTCAGCGCAAGGCCCCAGCATCCTGGCATATCACGCCCGGCCTTCATCGCTCGGATCGACAACCGGCAGCAGCGGtaacagcagcggcagcagcccAACGCAAGGATGGCTTTGAAACGGATTAACAAGGTAACATTGACGCCCCAACTGCCTGCTCGTTAGCCCGggctagcaccccccccccccgcacccgtTCCTCTTGTTATCTTGATTACCTCGGTGAACATAAGTTTTCTTACCGCTTTTAACAATttgaataaaacacacacgTAACTACCACATTGCCCGCGTGTTTGTCAACATCCCGGGCTGAACGCTTCGAATCGATGTTTGACGCTAGCCGCTATTCGCAGCCAAGCTAACTCCGGAGGGCCCCGACACCGCTCGCTGCTTATATAAACAGTCGCCCGGGCTTAGATTGCCATCGGAACCGATATTGGGGGGTCGTGCGTGTCGTGTCCGACGCGCGTGTTGTCTGATATTGCAACATATTGTATTTTGTACTGACGCACAGGCGGCGTTTAACCAGAAATAGTGAGTCATATTTCACGTCAAAAGCGTCGCGGGTGAAACATGTCTGTGGTATGCGTCTATGGACTCCATCCATCCCCTTAAGGTCACGCAAGCACATGCTACGCCGGCCGGCTTTTAAATGAGAAATGTCGATTACTAAGTTGAGTAACAGACCATGACCGGCATTTATGAAAAACGTGTTTACTCGTGGGGGCCGGGTGGGGCTGTGGGGGGTTGTAGCGGGTTGTCTCGCCCCGACTACAACCCTAAACCCAAAGACCTAAAAATAACACGTTTGATGCTTTAGTCTCACCTTGCTTTAACTGGTTCACATAATCGCAGGTGACGATTTTACTCACTCGGTACTAGGTTACA
This sequence is a window from Hippocampus zosterae strain Florida chromosome 14, ASM2543408v3, whole genome shotgun sequence. Protein-coding genes within it:
- the zmp:0000000662 gene encoding RING finger protein 145, giving the protein MPRLEEFANVALRVPIILVLDLLYKHDIVTLTAHLRVKNEHMFTKYGWLVSDMFYLGHLLMLVLLLLPLRHIVSVYLHVLAAMLLFVGHQIAREFIMEELHSDHQGAPYLHVEAINRFIWAVTGQLLVSALMAFLMKTRKVWLFWVPALPLLARLGGAPVALLPAVHAFAAALSEVACCLFLLSVLYRLTKAALSLEMEGMALSRLLGAALSLWTQFAVPLLFSVFWLVLFAVYLCSGVMSPAASSAARHSLLFFLLTGVSECCATPYSLLGLTFVVSYLALGLLNLCKLFLGSDDAALHNHNVMHRGLTEGVTLLLLALQTGLLAAATLQRTFLLSIILFIVLTSTMQAMLDITHPLVLAMAATRNRSVWKHLRGLSMCLLLLVLPVFMAYEILQFFQMDFWLLILVAGCMLTSLQVTGTLFIYSLFMAELFRSEPMENLDEVIYWVNAVSRLLEFAVAVCVVAYGVWESLLGEWSWTGASVIVVHSYCNVWLRAQSGWRSFLLRLEAVKKINSLPRATPLQLRRHNDVCAICFMEMTSAVVTSCDHLFHASCLSKWLHVQGTCPMCHQTIPAQPPTHRATEPDDSAPPRPDALAPPEEDSVEEDGFESAEDPDNDPDEGDVF